The window atttatttatcattgaggatgttggataatttttttgtaaaataatctaTATCTCAtgtttcataataaaaaaaaattataatatatttattagtgagataattttattaaattaaaataataaattaattttttgatagttttatttaatattataaaataaaatgatattttaagaaataaacatctaatttataatatatatatatatatatatgttttaaaatatttttaaacgaATGAAGatataattgatttataaaaattgaggtTGTTCTTTCtatactttttttaaattagcGAGTAAAAAATCgctttgtaaaattattttttatgaattttactTTTTAGAAATTACAATATCCATGCAAAAAGCCAGAGGATGAGGTGGGATTTAGAATTTTGGAGGGTGAGATGGTGAAAGGATACGGAGGAAGCAAAACAAAGAATTCAGATTCAGCTGGTGGGCCGCGTCATGGGTAAGGCAGGGGCACGCACGCATTACGAGCACATCCAACGTATCACAGGTCGATTTTCTTGCCTCCCACTCACGGGCCCCCTTCCCGAGTTCATTCCAATCTTTTTGTTATATGTTTTGATCTTTAGAAATGGTGAAAATGAACTTAACCCTTAAATTTTGTATTCCAGAACGCATATCAACCGCCTTCATGTCTGCAATCTGCATAACTTAATGCATGGGCACTGgtgtaaaaactaaaaacctaAAACTTCGTATATTGGGAAACGTGGATTTGACCAATAAGGATAGAATGCCTACCGCCACGACGTCGTTTGGTACGATGGATTGCTTGACAAGTTGGGTTTTTTCATTTGCAAATTTTGGCGCTGTACACACCTGCCAATTTCTTTACCTCAACCTCAATGGAAACCAAAGCTCCGTCCAATCTCGCTTCTTCGCAAAACCCTAAATCCTCAATTACAAAATCAGTAAGCAATGACAGAGACTTCTTGAACCACCTGGAAGCTTACCTCGCAAAGAGAGATGGAGTCGACAAGCTTCTAAAGATCTCCAGGTACGCCACCAAGATCATCCTCGCTTCCTCGCTCCTCCCCGAAACCTTGCCCCTAAATCGCCGACTCAAGAGCTTTGAGTCCAGCGTCGGTGTGAGTCGCAAAGCCTTCAGACTAGGCAAATTCGTTCAAGATTTGAACGCATTAAGAAACTCGTGTTTCGATTCGAAAGAAGATGTGATCCTCTCCATCATTGCCTACGGAGGCGAGGGTTTGTACATGTTTGTCGAACAGTTCGTGTGGTTAGTTAAATCGGGTTTGATCGACGCCAAGCACTCGCGTAATTTGCAGAAGATCAGTGCTTGGGCTGAGTTCATTGGGTACATA is drawn from Vitis riparia cultivar Riparia Gloire de Montpellier isolate 1030 chromosome 18, EGFV_Vit.rip_1.0, whole genome shotgun sequence and contains these coding sequences:
- the LOC117906190 gene encoding peroxisomal membrane protein 11A-like — protein: METKAPSNLASSQNPKSSITKSVSNDRDFLNHLEAYLAKRDGVDKLLKISRYATKIILASSLLPETLPLNRRLKSFESSVGVSRKAFRLGKFVQDLNALRNSCFDSKEDVILSIIAYGGEGLYMFVEQFVWLVKSGLIDAKHSRNLQKISAWAEFIGYIGSISLKIRDLKRINEDESRLLSTIEISISRGLKYDEEAKKIQKLKEKRLMKRLSIVQDLADGLMALADIRDGKGRLSGPLLMSSAGLLSALISAHKNWLSC